The DNA region GAAGGTTGTGCGTGACTATCACGATGGTGTAGTGCTCCTTGAGCTCCGTTATGGTGTCCTCGATCTTCTGGGTAGATATGGGGTCCAGAGAGCTCGTGGGCTCGTCCATCAGGATCACGTCGGGTTCGACGGCAAGCGCCCGGGCGATGCAGAGCCTTTGCTGCTGACCGCCGGAGAGGGCCGTGGCTGGCTTGCGCAGGCTGTCCTTCACCTCCTCCCACAGCGCCGCCTGCCGCAGGCTGTTCTCCACGCGCTCCTCTAGGATCGCCCTGTTCCTTAAGCCCGTCAACCTGAGGCCAGCGGCCACGTTGTCGAAGATCGACATCGTGGGAAATGGATTGGGCCGCTGGAACACCATGCCGACCCGGCGCCGCAGCGCCACCGGGTCCACATCCGGGTCGTAGATGTCCTGGTCGCCGAATAGTATCCGCCCCTCGACGCGCGCGCCCGGCAGGAGCTCATGCATCCTGTTAAGGGTGCGCAGGAAGGTGCTCTTCCCACAGCCGCTGGGGCCTATGAAGGCCGTCACCCGGTGCTTCCATATGGTCAGTGTCACGTCCTTGATAGCTAGCCGGGAGCCGTACCACGCGGAGACCTTCTCGGCGACCATCACCGCCTGAGTGGGCTCCTCGGTCACGCCCGCTTCCCTGTGCCATAAGCTCATCGTCCTACTGCGTGCTTGCTCTTCCAACTCTTTCCTCCTACAGAGACCTTGACTTTGCTGAGATCACCCTGGCTAACACGTTCAGGATCAACACGATCGTCACCAGCGTCAGCGCTGCCGCCCACGCCAGGTTCCAGTTCACCTCGTAGGGCGAGGTGGCGTACACGTATATCTGGAGGGGGAGCGCGCTCATCGGCTGAGAGGGATCGAAGGTGAGGAACGGGGTACCGAAGGCCGTAAAGAGCAGCGGCGCCGTCTCGCCGCTGGCCCTGGCTATCCCCAGCAGCGCGCCGGTCACGATCGGTGCCCTGGCGGCCGGCAAGACGATCCTCAGAGTGCTCCGCCAGCGGGTTATCCCCAAGGCGTACGCCGCCTCCCTGATATCCCCCGGCACCATCCGCAGCGCATCCTCGGTCGTCCTGATCACCACCGGCAGGATGAGTATGGCCAGGGCGACGCTACCGGCCAGGGCCGAGAAGTGCCCCATGGCCGTGACGATGAATGAGTAAGCAAATATGCCAGCGGCTATAGATGGGATGCCCGCCAGGCTGTCACTTAGGAAACGCACGGTGCGCGCGAAGGTGCCCACACCGTACTCCCCAAGGTACATCCCGGTAAGCACCCCAAGGGGCACGGACATTAGCGATGCCAGTCCGACTATGATCAAAGTCCCGACGATCGCGTTTAGCATGCCCCCTCCGGGGGATCCCAGGGGCATAGGGTTGCGAGCGAAGAACTCCCAGCTCAACGCCGGCACACCCCTGACCGCCAGGTACGCTAGGATGAGCACCAGCGGCAGGACGGCCACAAACGCCGAGATACATATCAGACCCCGCGCAGCGGTGTCCGTGAGCTTGCGCCTGAGAGGTACCCTGAAGACCATCCTACACCTCCCTGGCCTTGTTCATCCTGTGGATCAGCAGCTGCGCCCCCATGTTCACCAGAAGAGTGAGGGCAAACAGCAGCAGGGCTATGGCGACCAGCGCCGCTCGCAGGGCCCCGGTGGACTCGTTGAACTGGCTGGCTATTATCGAGGCCATGGTGGACGCGGGCGCGAACAGGGAGCCCCGTATCTGCGGGTTGTTGCCTATGAGCATAGTGGTAGCTATCGTCTCCCCGAAAGCCCTGCCAAGGCCCAGGATGAGGGCACCCGTGATACCGGCTCGGGCGTAGGGCAGCACCACCCGGCTGATCGTCTCCCACCTGGTCGCCCCGAGGGCCAGCATACCCTCTCGCTGGGACTGCGGCACGGCAGAGATCACGTCCTTGGAGACCGCCGCCACGGTGGGCAGTATCATGACCCCGAGCACGAGCCCGGCGGTCAACATCCCTACTCCGTAGGGAGCGCCCTCGAAGAGCGGGATGAAGCCGAGCGATTCCTGCAGCCTGGGCTGCACCGTGTGGGCCATCCAGGGCACCACCACCTGGAGCCCCCAGAAGCCATACACCACGCTGGGGATGGCCGCCAGGAGCTCTGCCATGTACGACAGCGGCGCACGCAGCCACCTCGGCGCGAGCTCTGTTAGAAATATAGCCATCCCCAGGCCCACTAGCCCTCCCACCGCCAAAGCTATGGCCGAGCTGACCACCGTGCCGTAGATGAACGGCAGGGCACCGAACTCCCGCCTCCCACGGCTCCACTCGGTGCCAAACAGGAAACCCCAGCCGTAGGTGGCGAAAGCAGGATACGCCTGGCGGGCGAGCTCCAACAGGAAGAGCATGGTGATCACCAGGATGGTCATCGCTGCCGCGAGCACCAGTGCCTGGAAACAGGCGTCTCCCGAGGGCCTCCAGCTCCTGGTCCTGGTTATACTTCTTGCCTCTTTACGAACTCCTACAGCCACTCCATTACCTCCACAAACACCGAGCGGGAAGTACGTCGGCGACGCACCTCCCGTCCTCGATATGCGTTTGCTTGCGCTACTTGACCTTGTCCAGGCTCTGCTGAGCCAGCTGCTGCGCGTTCTGAGGCAGCGGCGCATAGTTCAGCTTCTTGGCGACCGACTCCTGCGCGTCCGTCACCACCCAACCCATCAGCTCCTTGATAGCGGCGGCCTTGTTGGCATCGGAGTACTGCTGCCAGACTATCGCCCAGGTGTAGCCCGCTATCGGGTAGCTCTTGGCGCCTGGAGCGTTCACTATGGAGAACTTCTCTGGACTCACCTGTGGGAACTGGCTGGCTGCGGCAGTCGTGGCCTCCAGAGTGGGCTCCACGAACTTTCCTGCCTTGTTCTGGATGTAAGCGTAGTCCATCTTGCTCTCCAGCACGTACGCTAGCTCAACATAGCCTATGGAGCCCGGCGTGTTGCGGATCTGCGAGGCCACACCCGAGTTGCCCTGAGCACCCAGACCCACTGGCCAGTCGACCTCCTTGCTTGTGCCTGGCCCGTTCTTCCACTCGCTGCTGATGTGCGACAGGTAGTCGGTGAAGATGTACGTCGTGCCGCTGCTATCGGCCCTGTGTACCACCACTATGTCCCTGTCGGGCAACTTGACACCAGGGTTGGCCTTAGCTATGGCCGGGTCGTTCCACTTGGTGATCTTGCCCAGGAAGATGCCGGCGACCGCTTCGGGGGTGAGCTTGAGCCCCTTGTCCACGCCCGGGATGTTGTACGCCAGCGTGATCGCCCCCAGCGCGACCGGGAACTCTATCACCTCGCCGTTGGCCTGCTTGGCGGCGGCGAGCTCGTCCTCGTTCATAGGCACGTCGCTGGCGGCGAAGTCCACGGTCTGCGCCGTGAACTGTTCGATGCCCCCGCCGCTACCGATCGCCTGGTAGTTCACCTTGATGTTGGGATGCTGCTTGGAATACTCCTGAAAGGCGTTCGAGAAGAACGGGGCTACGAAGGTTGAGCCCGCGCCGGTGAGCGACACATTCCCGCTGACGCCACCCGAGCCGGAGGTCTCCGTCGGCGTCGGCATCATCTCCGGGGTTGGGCTAGCGA from Thermobaculum terrenum ATCC BAA-798 includes:
- the pstB gene encoding phosphate ABC transporter ATP-binding protein PstB, producing MVAEKVSAWYGSRLAIKDVTLTIWKHRVTAFIGPSGCGKSTFLRTLNRMHELLPGARVEGRILFGDQDIYDPDVDPVALRRRVGMVFQRPNPFPTMSIFDNVAAGLRLTGLRNRAILEERVENSLRQAALWEEVKDSLRKPATALSGGQQQRLCIARALAVEPDVILMDEPTSSLDPISTQKIEDTITELKEHYTIVIVTHNLQQAARISDYTGLFLIRRQGDPGELWEMAPTEKLFSMPSRPETESYITGRFG
- the pstA gene encoding phosphate ABC transporter permease PstA, translating into MVFRVPLRRKLTDTAARGLICISAFVAVLPLVLILAYLAVRGVPALSWEFFARNPMPLGSPGGGMLNAIVGTLIIVGLASLMSVPLGVLTGMYLGEYGVGTFARTVRFLSDSLAGIPSIAAGIFAYSFIVTAMGHFSALAGSVALAILILPVVIRTTEDALRMVPGDIREAAYALGITRWRSTLRIVLPAARAPIVTGALLGIARASGETAPLLFTAFGTPFLTFDPSQPMSALPLQIYVYATSPYEVNWNLAWAAALTLVTIVLILNVLARVISAKSRSL
- the pstC gene encoding phosphate ABC transporter permease subunit PstC, which produces MAVGVRKEARSITRTRSWRPSGDACFQALVLAAAMTILVITMLFLLELARQAYPAFATYGWGFLFGTEWSRGRREFGALPFIYGTVVSSAIALAVGGLVGLGMAIFLTELAPRWLRAPLSYMAELLAAIPSVVYGFWGLQVVVPWMAHTVQPRLQESLGFIPLFEGAPYGVGMLTAGLVLGVMILPTVAAVSKDVISAVPQSQREGMLALGATRWETISRVVLPYARAGITGALILGLGRAFGETIATTMLIGNNPQIRGSLFAPASTMASIIASQFNESTGALRAALVAIALLLFALTLLVNMGAQLLIHRMNKAREV
- the pstS gene encoding phosphate ABC transporter substrate-binding protein PstS, giving the protein MLAGLYKRLSFIGVVLTFILLFTVACGSQNSTPTQGTSSPSPSPSTGASSPSPSPSAAGSPSPSPTQAAASPSASPTTAASPSASPVASPTPEMMPTPTETSGSGGVSGNVSLTGAGSTFVAPFFSNAFQEYSKQHPNIKVNYQAIGSGGGIEQFTAQTVDFAASDVPMNEDELAAAKQANGEVIEFPVALGAITLAYNIPGVDKGLKLTPEAVAGIFLGKITKWNDPAIAKANPGVKLPDRDIVVVHRADSSGTTYIFTDYLSHISSEWKNGPGTSKEVDWPVGLGAQGNSGVASQIRNTPGSIGYVELAYVLESKMDYAYIQNKAGKFVEPTLEATTAAASQFPQVSPEKFSIVNAPGAKSYPIAGYTWAIVWQQYSDANKAAAIKELMGWVVTDAQESVAKKLNYAPLPQNAQQLAQQSLDKVK